One window of candidate division KSB1 bacterium genomic DNA carries:
- a CDS encoding 3-ketoacyl-ACP reductase, translated as MNRVALITGASRGIGRAIALALAGRGWSIVVNYRRNAPAAAAVVEAIVQAGGRAHSVQADISAAAGRAALVEETLRQYQRLDLLVNNAGMAPRQRTDLLATSEASYDEVMAVNLKGPFFLTQLVAGRMIALQTAGIISAPRIINIGSLSAYTSSLNRPEYCLSKAGVAMMTQLFAHRLAAHGIGVYEIRPGIIATDMTSPVKDKYDGLIQGGLIPLQRWGLPEDVAMAVVAIAEGLLPYSTGEVINVDGGFHLRRL; from the coding sequence ATGAACCGAGTGGCTCTGATTACCGGCGCCAGCCGCGGCATTGGCCGCGCCATCGCGCTGGCACTCGCCGGCCGCGGCTGGAGCATCGTGGTCAACTATCGCCGCAATGCACCGGCCGCCGCGGCGGTGGTGGAGGCGATTGTACAAGCCGGCGGCCGCGCGCACAGTGTGCAGGCCGACATCAGCGCGGCTGCCGGCCGCGCCGCCTTGGTCGAGGAAACGCTGCGGCAATATCAGCGCCTCGATTTGCTGGTGAACAACGCCGGCATGGCACCGCGCCAGCGCACGGATCTGCTCGCCACCAGCGAAGCCAGTTACGACGAAGTGATGGCGGTCAATCTCAAGGGGCCGTTTTTTCTCACCCAGCTTGTGGCCGGCAGAATGATCGCGTTACAGACGGCGGGCATCATCTCCGCGCCGCGCATCATCAACATCGGCTCGCTGAGTGCCTACACCAGCAGCCTCAACCGCCCGGAGTACTGTCTCTCCAAGGCCGGCGTGGCGATGATGACCCAACTGTTCGCACACCGCCTGGCAGCGCACGGCATCGGGGTTTATGAAATCCGGCCGGGCATCATCGCCACCGACATGACCAGTCCGGTGAAAGACAAATACGACGGTCTGATCCAGGGCGGTTTGATCCCCTTGCAACGCTGGGGTCTGCCCGAGGACGTGGCGATGGCGGTGGTCGCGATTGCCGAGGGCCTGCTGCCTTATTCCACCGGCGAAGTGATCAATGTCGATGGCGGATTTCATCTCCGCCGGCTGTGA
- a CDS encoding carbohydrate kinase family protein, producing MPAYDVVAAGHLCLDIIPPFAAASQAPARLLQPGKLLHVGPAVLSTGGAVSNTGIALRKQGCRVAFMAQVGDDAFGRIIIAKMAEWGGVDGIAVDAEHGSSYSIVIAPPGVDRIFLHHPGCNDFFNTQRLHWEIIQAARIFHLGYPPLMRSLYADDGQGLGEMLARIKALGVTTSLDMAMPDPDSEAGRRSWRSWLHHVMPHVDFFLPSIDEMLLLWDRKAWEKCRQRSGSFVEAVALACYREIAAALLALGCGVVILKAGPRGMYCRSNDAARLRSIPLLAAGAPQTWAHREIWAAAFQSDSIQSAAGAGDAAAAGILVALLHGKSLEETLQFGNCLGWQNLRALDTVSGIGTLAETLALLPALPVHAPPFLDENWHATAARGVWERSPS from the coding sequence ATGCCAGCTTATGACGTCGTCGCTGCCGGCCACCTTTGTCTGGACATCATCCCTCCTTTTGCCGCGGCCAGCCAGGCGCCGGCCCGCCTCCTGCAGCCCGGCAAACTGCTGCACGTCGGGCCGGCCGTGCTGAGCACCGGCGGCGCGGTGTCGAACACCGGCATTGCGTTGCGCAAACAGGGCTGCCGCGTGGCGTTCATGGCGCAGGTGGGGGATGATGCGTTTGGCCGGATCATCATCGCGAAGATGGCAGAATGGGGCGGGGTCGACGGCATCGCGGTCGATGCGGAACACGGCAGCTCGTATTCCATCGTGATTGCGCCGCCCGGAGTCGACCGCATCTTCCTGCATCATCCCGGCTGCAATGATTTCTTCAACACGCAGCGCTTGCATTGGGAGATCATTCAAGCCGCGCGGATTTTTCACCTGGGCTACCCGCCGCTCATGCGTTCGCTCTACGCGGATGACGGCCAGGGTCTGGGGGAGATGCTGGCCAGGATCAAGGCGCTGGGGGTGACCACCTCGCTGGACATGGCAATGCCCGATCCCGACAGCGAGGCCGGCCGCAGGAGCTGGCGGAGCTGGCTGCACCACGTCATGCCGCACGTCGATTTTTTCCTGCCCAGCATCGACGAAATGCTGTTGTTGTGGGACCGCAAAGCGTGGGAAAAGTGCCGGCAACGCAGCGGCAGTTTTGTCGAAGCCGTGGCGCTGGCGTGCTACCGCGAGATCGCCGCGGCCTTGCTTGCGTTGGGTTGCGGGGTCGTGATCTTGAAGGCCGGGCCGCGCGGCATGTATTGCCGCAGCAATGATGCCGCCCGCTTGCGCAGCATTCCGCTGCTCGCAGCCGGCGCGCCCCAAACCTGGGCCCACCGCGAAATCTGGGCTGCCGCGTTTCAGTCGGACAGCATACAATCCGCCGCGGGTGCCGGCGATGCCGCAGCGGCCGGCATCCTGGTTGCCCTGCTGCACGGCAAATCGCTGGAAGAAACCCTGCAATTCGGCAATTGCTTGGGCTGGCAAAATCTGCGCGCGCTGGATACCGTCAGCGGCATCGGCACCCTGGCGGAAACGCTGGCACTGCTGCCCGCGCTGCCGGTGCACGCACCGCCATTTCTCGATGAAAACTGGCATGCGACTGCCGCGCGCGGGGTTTGGGAGAGAAGTCCATCATGA
- a CDS encoding bifunctional rhamnulose-1-phosphate aldolase/short-chain dehydrogenase, translating to MNSMKISRLENRWDDQACRGLSEAQLLLYRSNLLGSDLRITNYGGGNTSAKIFMPDPLTRQQVEVLWVKGSGGDLGSMKLDGFATLYLDKLRALPALYRGPAFEDEMVAYLPHCTFNLNPRAASIDTPLHAFIPHPHVDHTHPDAIIAIAAARDGERLTAEIFEGELGWLPWQRPGFDLGLKLQALCQARPHLKGVILGGHGLFTWGQTSKACYEQTLRVIQTASDYLASHRRGEIFGGQKYAALTETQRRDFAITLLPVLRGKVSPALRKIGHFSQAPEVLEFVNSHRAAELAAIGTSCPDHFLRTKIRPLLLDCDPGRESAASLLPRLDALLEQYRAEYQAYYTRCRRPDSPAMRDPNPVVILVPGVGMLTFAADKATARIAGEFYVNAINVMRGATSVSEYVGIPEQEAFNIEYWLLEEAKLQRLPKPRSLAGRVALITGAAGGIGMATARRFLQEGACVVLTDLDAGALEQACQELQNAFGKDNVRAVVTDVTNEAAVIASFRQATLEYGGLDILVSNAGLASASPLEETSLELWDKNMSVLATGYFLVAREACRLMKQQGLGGAIVFVGSKNALAASPKAAAYNTAKAAELHLARCLALEGAEFGIRANVVNPDAVLRGSKIWTGQWRRQRAEAYQIKEEQLEEFYRQRSLLKRSVFPEDVAEAIYFFASELSAKSTGNVLNVDAGHAAAFTR from the coding sequence ATGAATTCCATGAAAATCTCCCGGCTGGAAAATCGCTGGGATGACCAAGCCTGCCGCGGCTTGAGTGAAGCGCAATTGTTGCTTTACCGTTCCAACCTGCTGGGCTCGGATCTGCGCATCACCAACTACGGCGGCGGCAACACCTCCGCCAAGATTTTCATGCCGGACCCGCTCACGCGGCAGCAAGTCGAAGTGTTGTGGGTAAAAGGCTCGGGCGGCGATCTCGGCAGCATGAAGCTGGACGGTTTTGCCACGCTTTACCTGGACAAACTGCGCGCCCTGCCGGCGCTGTATCGCGGCCCGGCGTTCGAGGATGAGATGGTGGCTTATCTGCCGCATTGCACCTTCAATCTCAATCCGCGGGCGGCCAGCATCGACACACCGCTGCATGCCTTCATCCCCCATCCCCACGTTGATCACACCCATCCTGATGCCATCATCGCGATTGCCGCGGCCCGCGACGGCGAACGCCTCACCGCCGAAATCTTTGAAGGTGAACTCGGCTGGCTTCCCTGGCAGCGGCCGGGTTTTGATTTGGGTTTGAAGTTGCAGGCACTCTGCCAGGCCCGGCCCCATCTCAAAGGTGTCATACTCGGCGGCCATGGTCTGTTCACCTGGGGCCAAACCTCCAAAGCCTGTTATGAACAAACGCTGCGCGTCATTCAAACCGCCAGCGACTATCTCGCCAGCCATCGCCGCGGGGAAATTTTCGGCGGACAGAAATACGCCGCCCTGACGGAGACGCAGCGTCGCGATTTTGCCATCACGCTGTTGCCCGTGCTGCGCGGCAAGGTCAGCCCCGCGCTGCGCAAAATCGGCCATTTCAGCCAGGCGCCGGAAGTTTTGGAGTTCGTCAACTCGCACCGTGCAGCGGAGCTGGCGGCGATCGGCACCTCCTGCCCCGATCATTTCCTGCGCACCAAAATCCGGCCGCTCCTGCTCGACTGTGATCCCGGCCGCGAAAGCGCCGCGAGCCTGCTGCCCCGGCTGGACGCCCTGCTGGAGCAATATCGCGCCGAGTATCAAGCCTACTACACGCGCTGCCGCCGCCCCGATTCGCCCGCCATGCGCGACCCCAATCCCGTGGTGATTCTGGTGCCGGGCGTGGGCATGCTCACCTTTGCGGCGGACAAAGCCACCGCCCGCATCGCCGGCGAGTTCTATGTCAATGCCATCAACGTCATGCGCGGCGCCACCAGCGTGAGCGAATATGTCGGCATTCCGGAGCAGGAGGCCTTCAACATCGAATACTGGCTGCTCGAAGAGGCCAAACTCCAGCGCCTGCCCAAACCGCGCAGTCTGGCCGGCCGGGTGGCGTTGATCACCGGCGCGGCCGGCGGCATCGGCATGGCCACTGCACGGCGCTTCCTGCAGGAAGGCGCCTGCGTCGTCCTCACTGACCTCGACGCCGGGGCGCTCGAGCAGGCCTGTCAGGAATTGCAAAATGCCTTCGGCAAAGACAACGTGCGCGCGGTCGTCACCGATGTCACCAACGAAGCTGCCGTGATCGCCTCCTTCCGCCAGGCAACGCTGGAGTACGGCGGTTTGGATATTCTGGTCTCCAATGCCGGCCTGGCCTCCGCCTCCCCGCTGGAGGAGACCAGCCTGGAGCTGTGGGACAAAAATATGAGTGTGCTGGCGACCGGTTATTTCCTGGTGGCGCGCGAGGCCTGCCGCCTGATGAAGCAGCAGGGCCTGGGCGGCGCCATCGTCTTTGTCGGCAGCAAGAATGCGCTGGCGGCCTCGCCCAAAGCGGCGGCTTACAACACCGCGAAGGCCGCGGAACTGCATCTCGCGCGCTGCCTGGCTTTGGAAGGCGCCGAGTTTGGCATTCGCGCCAACGTGGTGAATCCCGATGCGGTGCTGCGCGGCTCGAAGATTTGGACCGGCCAGTGGCGCAGGCAACGGGCCGAAGCCTATCAGATCAAAGAGGAGCAATTGGAAGAATTCTACCGCCAGCGCAGCCTGCTCAAACGCAGCGTCTTTCCCGAGGACGTGGCCGAGGCCATCTACTTCTTTGCCTCGGAGCTGTCTGCGAAATCCACCGGTAATGTGCTCAATGTCGATGCCGGCCATGCCGCGGCGTTCACGCGCTGA
- a CDS encoding NAD(P)-dependent oxidoreductase, whose translation MTLPNSINTVAELEEVMTTPGAALIAALRELPGDLLILGTSGKMGPSLARLAKRASDQAGIRRRVIGVARFANGVARQALEQAGVETIACDLLDPGAMQQLPEVENVVYMIGMKFGTTGREAGTWAVNAYLAAVAAQQFKHSRIVLFSTGNVYPLTPVKFGGCTEDDAPGPLGEYAQSALARERLFEYFCRQNHTPGVILRLNYAIDLRYGVLLDVAQKVYNGQDIDLSMGHVNVIWQGDANTVALRCLAHAQTPPLLLNVTGPETVSIRRLAEKFGELLVRTPVFVNEEAETALLSDAGRMFAKFGYPVITLQQMIAWTAHWVKIGGPTLNKPTHFETRTGRF comes from the coding sequence ATGACCCTTCCCAATTCAATCAACACAGTGGCCGAACTTGAAGAAGTCATGACCACACCCGGCGCGGCTTTGATTGCCGCCCTGCGGGAACTCCCGGGCGATCTGCTGATCCTCGGCACCAGCGGCAAGATGGGCCCCTCGCTGGCGCGCCTGGCAAAACGTGCCAGCGACCAGGCGGGCATACGCCGGCGTGTCATCGGGGTGGCACGCTTCGCCAATGGCGTGGCACGCCAGGCCCTGGAACAAGCCGGCGTGGAAACCATTGCCTGTGATCTGCTCGACCCCGGGGCGATGCAACAGTTGCCCGAGGTCGAAAACGTGGTGTACATGATCGGCATGAAATTCGGCACCACCGGGCGCGAAGCCGGGACCTGGGCGGTCAATGCCTACCTCGCCGCGGTGGCCGCGCAACAGTTCAAACACAGCCGCATCGTCCTGTTCTCCACCGGCAACGTCTATCCCCTCACGCCGGTGAAATTCGGCGGCTGCACGGAAGACGATGCTCCCGGCCCGCTCGGCGAATACGCGCAATCCGCGCTGGCACGCGAGCGTCTCTTTGAATATTTCTGCCGGCAAAATCACACGCCGGGGGTGATTCTGCGGTTGAATTATGCCATCGATTTGCGCTACGGCGTGTTGCTGGACGTCGCCCAAAAAGTCTACAACGGCCAGGACATTGATTTGAGCATGGGGCACGTCAACGTCATCTGGCAGGGCGATGCCAACACCGTGGCGCTGCGCTGCCTGGCGCATGCCCAAACACCGCCGCTGCTGCTCAATGTGACCGGCCCGGAAACGGTTTCCATTCGCCGGCTGGCCGAGAAATTCGGGGAATTGCTCGTCCGCACACCGGTCTTTGTGAATGAGGAGGCGGAGACCGCGCTGCTCAGCGATGCCGGTCGCATGTTCGCCAAGTTCGGCTATCCCGTGATAACCCTGCAGCAGATGATTGCCTGGACCGCGCATTGGGTCAAAATCGGCGGCCCGACTTTGAACAAGCCCACCCATTTCGAAACGCGCACCGGCCGCTTTTGA
- a CDS encoding dihydrodipicolinate synthase family protein, with amino-acid sequence MPPLPPADILAALRRGVVIPAHPLALTSQRRLDERRQRALTRYYCAAGAGGVAVGVHTTQFEIRDPRIGLYEPVLALAADTLDHIEARTGIRHIRIAGIAGPTPAAVREARLAADLHYHLGMVSLGALATASEAALVAHLRAISEIIPIMGFYLQPAVGGRRLRFDFWRAAVEIENLLAIKIAPFNRYDTLDVLRAVAASGRGHEIALYTGNDDNIVIDLLSGFRFTAGNQARTLRMVGGLLGHWAVWTRRAVKLLAEIHAVVQQQQAIPAALLLKAHQITDCNAAFFDPHNNFAGCIAGIHEVLRRQGLLAGRWTLNPAQELSPGQLAEIDRVYAAYPHLNDDEFVRENLEEWLQ; translated from the coding sequence ATGCCACCCCTCCCTCCTGCCGACATTCTCGCCGCCCTGCGCCGCGGCGTGGTGATTCCGGCACATCCGCTGGCGCTCACCTCCCAACGCCGGCTGGATGAGCGCCGGCAGCGCGCCTTGACTCGCTACTATTGTGCGGCCGGCGCCGGCGGCGTGGCCGTGGGCGTGCACACAACACAGTTTGAAATCCGCGACCCCAGGATCGGGCTTTATGAACCGGTGCTGGCTTTAGCGGCCGACACGCTTGATCACATCGAAGCGCGCACCGGCATCCGCCATATTCGCATCGCCGGCATTGCCGGGCCCACACCCGCCGCGGTGCGCGAGGCCCGCCTGGCTGCCGATCTCCACTATCATCTCGGCATGGTGAGCCTGGGCGCCCTGGCCACCGCCTCCGAGGCCGCGCTGGTCGCCCATTTACGCGCGATCAGCGAGATCATTCCCATCATGGGTTTCTATTTGCAACCGGCAGTCGGCGGCCGCCGCCTCCGTTTCGATTTTTGGCGTGCCGCGGTCGAGATTGAAAATCTGCTGGCCATCAAAATCGCGCCTTTCAATCGCTACGACACCCTTGACGTCCTGCGTGCCGTGGCCGCCTCCGGCCGGGGACATGAAATTGCCCTGTACACCGGCAACGATGACAACATTGTGATCGATTTGCTCAGTGGCTTTCGCTTCACCGCCGGCAACCAGGCCCGCACCTTGCGCATGGTCGGCGGGCTGTTGGGACATTGGGCGGTATGGACCAGGCGCGCGGTGAAACTGCTCGCGGAAATTCATGCGGTGGTGCAACAGCAGCAGGCCATCCCCGCAGCGCTGCTGCTCAAAGCACATCAGATCACCGACTGCAATGCCGCCTTCTTTGATCCGCACAACAATTTTGCCGGTTGTATTGCGGGCATTCACGAGGTGTTGCGGCGGCAGGGTTTGCTGGCAGGAAGATGGACGCTGAATCCCGCGCAGGAGCTTTCTCCCGGTCAACTCGCGGAAATCGACCGGGTCTATGCCGCTTATCCGCATCTGAACGATGACGAATTTGTCCGGGAGAATTTGGAGGAGTGGTTGCAGTGA
- a CDS encoding MFS transporter, translating into MRLRDLSPFHFDLTADQAGSAGNLRNMKLSFWEGALTGIMVVLTGGVVLTGFALSLGANEFHIGLLAALQVGANLLQIRAFRRLEKHGGRKAMAVRFAAWSRLLWLGIAVVAAINLPAFAPWRLWLFLLLFAISAGLGVYSLVPWVSWLVDLVPEKVRGRFYAQRNFAGGALGVVVGVLAGKFIDWWQAQQFAPLPTGFVLLTLIGMAFGLWAVRIINRMEDAPFSPSSPRHTFWEVLRIPLRDPNFRRLLRFRIVYDLAMGIAGTFYGVYMLTQAGLSYFFVSTMVMLATLTNLLALKPWGWMIDRFGNKPVLQICLIGKVVFAMLWLFTTPDSIGLYIVLHLLGVFDAGNTLAIPNLVYKLAPANRRANYIAVDGTVAGIAATVAPLLGGALAMIFADWEWQYGRLHWAHFHFLFLTAGLLRLATLLLLQRVDEPVSKSIKHVMRVIWPVRSLSLGEGFQQAWHLLLAPSRAIIDKLAERHERRGRRPDAIKAKKEYLHYQENRRENL; encoded by the coding sequence ATGCGTCTGCGTGATCTCTCTCCGTTTCATTTTGATTTGACGGCGGACCAGGCCGGTTCGGCGGGCAACCTGCGCAACATGAAACTTTCATTTTGGGAGGGCGCACTCACCGGCATCATGGTGGTGTTGACCGGCGGCGTGGTGCTCACCGGCTTTGCGCTCAGTCTGGGCGCCAATGAGTTTCACATCGGCCTGCTGGCCGCCCTGCAGGTGGGTGCGAACCTGTTGCAGATTCGCGCCTTTCGCCGCCTGGAAAAGCACGGAGGGCGCAAGGCCATGGCGGTGCGCTTTGCGGCCTGGTCACGACTGCTGTGGCTGGGGATTGCGGTCGTGGCTGCGATTAATCTGCCGGCATTCGCACCCTGGCGCCTTTGGCTTTTTCTTTTGCTCTTTGCCATTTCCGCCGGGTTGGGCGTGTACAGCCTGGTGCCCTGGGTTTCCTGGCTGGTGGATCTGGTGCCCGAAAAAGTGCGTGGCCGCTTTTACGCGCAGCGCAACTTTGCCGGCGGCGCGCTGGGTGTCGTCGTCGGGGTGTTGGCGGGGAAATTCATTGACTGGTGGCAGGCGCAACAATTTGCGCCGCTGCCGACGGGCTTTGTCCTGCTCACCCTGATCGGCATGGCCTTTGGATTGTGGGCGGTGCGCATCATCAACCGGATGGAAGACGCGCCGTTTTCACCCTCATCCCCCCGCCACACATTTTGGGAGGTGCTGCGGATTCCCCTGCGGGATCCGAATTTTCGCCGTTTGTTGCGGTTTCGCATCGTTTATGACCTGGCGATGGGCATTGCCGGCACGTTCTATGGCGTGTACATGCTCACCCAGGCGGGTCTGAGCTATTTCTTCGTCTCCACCATGGTCATGCTGGCCACGCTCACCAACTTGCTGGCACTCAAGCCCTGGGGCTGGATGATCGACCGCTTCGGCAACAAACCGGTGTTGCAGATTTGTCTGATCGGTAAGGTGGTGTTTGCGATGTTGTGGCTCTTCACCACGCCGGACAGCATCGGGCTTTACATTGTGTTGCATTTGCTCGGCGTCTTCGATGCTGGCAATACGCTGGCGATTCCCAATCTGGTTTACAAGCTGGCGCCCGCCAACCGCCGTGCCAATTACATCGCGGTGGATGGCACGGTGGCCGGCATCGCGGCCACGGTGGCGCCGCTGCTGGGCGGCGCTTTGGCCATGATCTTTGCGGACTGGGAATGGCAGTATGGCCGCCTGCACTGGGCGCATTTCCATTTTCTCTTTTTGACCGCCGGCCTGTTGCGCCTCGCCACGCTGTTGCTGTTGCAACGTGTCGATGAGCCGGTGTCGAAATCGATCAAACATGTCATGCGCGTCATCTGGCCGGTGCGCAGCCTCAGCCTGGGCGAGGGCTTTCAACAGGCCTGGCATTTACTGCTTGCGCCTTCGCGTGCCATCATCGACAAACTGGCCGAACGTCACGAGCGCCGGGGCCGGCGCCCGGATGCCATAAAGGCCAAAAAAGAATACCTGCACTACCAAGAAAACCGCCGCGAGAATTTGTAA
- a CDS encoding glycoside hydrolase family 88 protein — translation MPPADLQRKRENVFAFAEKQLHHLITTHPDFFPIYTQNGRWKHGGEAWTNWCEGFLGGQLWLLYTHNREQWWRRQAEHYSRLIEPRKHDRTVHDLGFLFFPTWKRWYDLTGDPAIQQTVIAAGRTLALRFQEKGQYLCSFVAPESLFIDIMMNVGIIFYAAQQTHDDRLWQIARQHCLTTRKYLVRGDGSTAHEGIFDPASGAFLRQTTHQGWRHDSSWARGLAWALYGFGTVYAFTRESRFLQTAEACANFYIERTPAHGVPPNDWDEPAPVLPYESSAAAIAAGGLWQLAGLTGDPARAHLYREYSRRILDTLTTPEFLAHDTPGWEGILKHGIYHWRKGLGVDESVMWGEYFFLEAVANVWGADSQQASA, via the coding sequence GTGCCGCCAGCCGACCTGCAACGCAAGCGCGAAAACGTTTTCGCCTTTGCCGAGAAACAACTGCATCATTTGATCACCACACATCCCGACTTCTTCCCCATCTACACGCAAAACGGCAGATGGAAACATGGTGGCGAGGCCTGGACCAACTGGTGCGAGGGCTTTCTCGGCGGGCAGTTGTGGCTGCTCTACACGCACAACCGCGAGCAGTGGTGGCGCCGCCAGGCCGAGCATTACTCCCGCCTGATTGAACCTCGCAAACACGACCGCACTGTCCACGATCTCGGTTTTCTGTTTTTTCCAACCTGGAAGCGCTGGTATGATTTGACCGGTGATCCGGCGATTCAGCAGACCGTGATCGCGGCCGGCCGCACGCTGGCGCTGCGCTTCCAGGAGAAGGGGCAATATCTGTGCTCTTTTGTCGCGCCGGAGAGTCTGTTCATCGACATCATGATGAACGTCGGCATCATCTTCTATGCCGCACAGCAGACGCACGACGACAGGCTGTGGCAGATCGCCCGGCAGCACTGCCTGACCACGCGCAAATACCTGGTGCGCGGCGATGGCAGCACCGCCCATGAAGGTATTTTCGATCCTGCGAGCGGGGCGTTTCTGCGGCAAACCACCCATCAGGGCTGGCGCCACGATTCCTCCTGGGCCCGCGGTTTGGCGTGGGCATTGTATGGTTTCGGCACGGTGTATGCCTTCACCAGGGAGTCGCGCTTTCTGCAAACCGCGGAAGCCTGTGCCAATTTTTACATCGAACGCACGCCCGCGCATGGTGTGCCGCCCAACGATTGGGACGAGCCCGCTCCCGTACTCCCCTACGAAAGCTCGGCGGCGGCGATCGCGGCCGGTGGCCTGTGGCAGCTCGCCGGCCTCACCGGCGATCCCGCGCGCGCGCATCTGTATCGTGAGTACAGCCGGCGCATTTTGGACACGCTCACCACGCCGGAATTTCTCGCGCACGACACGCCCGGCTGGGAGGGCATTCTCAAGCACGGCATCTATCACTGGCGCAAAGGTCTGGGCGTCGATGAAAGCGTGATGTGGGGGGAATATTTCTTCCTGGAAGCGGTGGCCAACGTGTGGGGGGCGGATTCGCAACAGGCCAGTGCGTGA
- a CDS encoding NADH:flavin oxidoreductase, which translates to MKYRRIASFKTLAEFQDYLGELGLQLPLESGLESGAAAPLAQPCVLHNGFTIGNRFCILPMEGWDGTTEGRPTAATYRRWQRFGQSGAKLIWGGEAVAVRHDGRANPNQLLITPANLPELAKLRETLVKTHERHFGSSSDLLVGLQLTHSGRFSKPNRHDRPEPQILYHHPVLDRRVGLRAEHPVMSDEEVARLIDDFVRATRLAQAAGFAFVDLKHCHGYLGHEFLSAVRRPGRYGGSFENRTRFLRELVAGIRAQAPGLAIGVRLSAFDFLPYRAGAQGVGEPERPAEGDCPFAFGADASGLHIDLTEPRAFLDLLASLQIELVCVTAGSPYYNPHIQRPAYFPPCDGYLPPEDPLAGVARQIAVTAQLKQYRPDLIFVGSGYTYLQEWLPHVAQAVIRRRLADFVGLGRMVLSYPELPADVLAGRPLARKRLCRTFSDCTTAPRNGLPSGCYPLDDFYKRRPEAVQLLRIKGKTGKQ; encoded by the coding sequence ATGAAATACCGCCGCATCGCTTCTTTCAAGACGCTCGCAGAGTTTCAGGATTATCTTGGCGAACTGGGGCTGCAACTCCCTTTGGAAAGCGGGCTGGAAAGCGGCGCCGCAGCCCCGCTCGCCCAACCCTGCGTGCTCCACAACGGCTTCACCATCGGCAACCGTTTCTGTATTTTGCCAATGGAGGGCTGGGACGGCACTACCGAGGGCCGGCCCACCGCGGCCACTTACCGCCGCTGGCAGCGCTTTGGCCAAAGTGGCGCCAAGCTGATTTGGGGCGGCGAGGCCGTGGCCGTCCGGCACGATGGTCGCGCCAATCCCAATCAATTGCTCATCACCCCGGCCAACCTGCCCGAGTTGGCAAAATTGCGGGAGACGCTGGTCAAAACACATGAACGCCATTTCGGCAGCAGCAGCGATCTGCTCGTGGGCCTGCAATTGACGCATTCCGGCCGCTTCAGCAAACCCAACCGCCATGACCGGCCCGAGCCGCAGATACTTTATCATCATCCCGTGCTCGATCGGCGCGTGGGGCTGCGTGCCGAGCATCCGGTCATGAGTGATGAGGAGGTGGCGCGGCTGATCGATGATTTCGTGCGGGCAACGCGGCTGGCTCAGGCGGCCGGTTTTGCCTTTGTCGACCTGAAACATTGCCACGGCTATCTCGGACATGAATTTCTCAGTGCGGTGCGGCGGCCCGGCCGCTATGGCGGCAGTTTCGAGAATCGCACACGCTTTCTGCGCGAGTTGGTTGCCGGCATCCGCGCCCAGGCACCGGGCCTGGCGATCGGCGTGCGTCTGAGCGCCTTCGATTTTTTGCCGTATCGGGCCGGTGCCCAGGGCGTGGGCGAACCGGAAAGACCGGCGGAGGGAGATTGCCCCTTTGCCTTTGGCGCTGATGCCAGCGGTCTGCACATTGATCTCACCGAGCCGCGCGCCTTTCTGGACCTGCTCGCCAGCTTGCAGATCGAGCTGGTTTGCGTGACCGCCGGCAGCCCCTACTACAATCCCCACATTCAACGACCGGCTTATTTCCCACCCTGCGACGGCTATCTGCCGCCGGAGGATCCGCTCGCCGGCGTCGCGCGCCAAATCGCCGTGACCGCCCAGCTCAAACAATACCGCCCGGACCTGATTTTCGTCGGCTCAGGTTACACCTATTTGCAGGAATGGCTGCCGCATGTTGCCCAGGCCGTTATCCGCCGGCGCCTGGCGGACTTTGTCGGTTTGGGGAGAATGGTGCTGTCCTATCCCGAGCTGCCCGCCGATGTACTCGCCGGCCGGCCGCTCGCCCGCAAACGCCTCTGCCGCACTTTCAGCGACTGCACCACGGCCCCGCGCAACGGCCTGCCCTCAGGGTGTTATCCCCTGGATGACTTCTATAAGCGCAGACCGGAGGCGGTACAACTGCTGCGCATCAAGGGCAAGACGGGAAAACAATGA